Genomic segment of Apium graveolens strain L.+W99A mitochondrion, complete genome:
AGCAGGCAGTTTTTAAATCTTGGGGAACGGAAAGCGTTGCCACCACCTTCTAGCACTGAGGGCTCCTTCTGTAGAACTTAAGCAGTTACCCGCACACCTTCAATATGCCTTCCTGGGACCATAAAAGACTTACCCGGTAATAGTATCGTCAGCTTTCACTCACTTAACACTAACTTAATCCTTCTTCTCTAGTGTACTCTCGAGCTTTCAGAAAGGATCTTAGCCAAACGTTTACCGGCTTCGCGAGACCATTTCGGTCTACACATGGCTAGGCACTTTGGTCGTTGGTTTCTCGATAAAAACTCTCTGACGTCGAAGATCTCACGAGCAGGACTGACGAAAGTCTCTCAAGTGATTAGGCGGGGACAGGATTCGAACCTGCAGTCTTCAGGTCATGAGCCTGATGAGTTGACCATTCCTCTACCCCGCTTCTTCCCCTTCTCTTTCTTTCACTATTCCCACCTAGGTCCCCGGCTTTGGTTGCTTGGCCGGGATAGAACCAGCGCTTAGTAAGCGGCGGCGACAGCCCCTTGTATAGGTTGGAGCTATGAAGCTGACCTTATTCGTTATTAGAGAAAGGAGAAAGGACTTTTTCAGCTTGCTGACTGGGGCTGGCAGCGAAATGAAGTCCTCGAGACCCCATAAGAGAAGAAAGTCGTGGAGGGCATAAGCCCCGAGTGACTAAGCAAGTAACTCGTTTCTTGTGGTAGTCATTGCGAATGAGCAAGTAGGGGGCGGCAACTAAAGAGGTAGCGAGACTGACCGCAATTGCAGGAAGAGGTTTACTTTCTTTCATTTTGGTTATGGAAAGTGAAAGTTGTTTCGTTTAGTACGAGATCGCTTCACACCTCGCGGTGCTTACACCTCTCGCCTATCGAAGTTCTGTTCAAAAACCTCGTCCGAGAACTTGTATAGAGAAGGATTTCCCGCGGCGCAGCAGTTCTTCCATACCAACTTAGCTGCCCGGCGCTGCTATTGGCATAACAACCGGTACACCATAGGTTGGCCCAACCCAGTCCTCTCGTACTAGGGTTGGCTCCTCGCAGTTCTCCCTTTAACACCAACGGTAGATAGGAACCGAACTGTCTCACGACGTTCTAAACCCAACTCACGTACCACTTGAATCGGCGAACAACCGAACCCTTGGGACCTTCTTCAACCCCAGGATGTGATGAGTCGACATCGAGGTGCCAAACGACTCCCGAGACTTCCTTCTATTGTTACGCCATAATATTCCGATAGCTAGAATTGCTATAATACTAAACCAAATAATTGAAGACGGTTGATAATACAGGGGCTCAAACGGAGATTGAACGAAACTACCGAATTGACTGACATACCAGTCATGGTATGGTACATCTATATCCAGACCTTTCGCATAATCTATATACCACTTCTGGTATTCCCGATTCAGCATCCAGCTGAGCTTCGCGGGGAATAATAGTGGAGAAATTGAAGTAGTCATGTCCAACTCTCCTTGCATCAATTGTATGTAATCTGGTTGTATAGTTCCATTAAAGAATTCATAACGCTGCACAAGCAAAAACTTATTGAACTTCGATAGCGCTGATATAGTATTAGGATCCATAATTTCACCCGGGATACAAACGGACCCGGAAATGAAATTAGGTGCTCTATATACCGAAGATAAGACATCCGAAGGAACCGGTACCCCCTGAACAACAAGATTAGTATTCATAGGTGGCATTTTTTTTTCTTTTTATTTTCCTCCTCTTCCTATTGATCATAAGGGCTCCACCTCCTCCACCCCATCACACGTGGCCGCCTTTATAGAGAAGCCGCTCTCTGCTATCTCATGTTACCTGATGCCTAGCTCTAGAGCAGAGATCTAGCAAGGCATTCTAGGCACAGATCATTGGTATTGGATGTATCGTTAGGTTGTGCCGAGTCAAATCTGCTCCGTTTTTTCCGTTGCAGAAAAAAGATCCCTTCCCCCCGCTTTAAAAAATGATGAATATGAAGTCCGGGGGGCTGCGGGTACTATGGATCCTCTGACTCCCAATCGGGTTGCCTTCCCAGGTCTCGCCGGTCTTGCCTGTAGGTCGTGATGTGCCTTGAGATGGCCGTCTCCTGTCCCCCTGCCGGCGGGGAATCCGCTCCCGGGTCGTCGCTCTGCTGCGTCTGGCCCGTCCTCTAGGCACCTTTGGAGGGCAGAGAGTGTGACAACGTACACGCTTCCCTTTACTCCATAGGGCCTTATCATCAGTTGCAGGGTTTGGTGGCCCGAAATTGACTTGGCTTCGCCAAAAGGCCTCATCTCTAAAAGCCCGGCTCGCGAGGCGCCCCTCTCGCAGTAGGGTTCCAACCCTCGCCTCGCTCTTGTGACATGCTATGTTTCCCCTCTCTATTCCCGAGTAAAGGGTGAGTCCCATGCGTCAGTTTGTGGATCGCGGTCTCACACACTAATCCCTACAGGTGCCCGTAGTAGGCCGGCCGCCCTACCTAAACCAATCATCATATCGGTCCCTAGGCCCCATTGCTGGAAAGGCTCGGCTTCAAAACCGTACGTGGAGCTTCCGCCTCATACGGCTCCTCTAGGGATGGAGGTAGGCCCAGCCCAGGCTTGTGCGGTTAAGGTTGTTGTACACGACCTCATAAGAAAAAGAAAAAAGAGCTTCCTCCCCTTTACCTTACTGCCGTCGTTTCTTATTCTTATCCCATTCCGACAACAAGCCTCTCAACGATTGATAGAAGGGGCCGTCTACCCACTGCTCATCCAACTCTCTGCGCTTTTCCTTCCAGACTTCTGAACCCTCCCCCCGCAGGAGGGTTTCTGTTGCCTCCTCCCATTTCTTCCGGCCTATGGGGAAGGAGACGCCTCTGTCGAGAATGAGAGTCCGAAGGAGAATCATAGGTAAGGCAAAGCGTTTTTACCCGTTATCCCCTAAGATCTCAATCATATAGTTAGAGTAGGGGCCGCGTTCTCTGATATCTCGCTCAACCCTAGCTAGGAATTAAATTTCCCCCCTGTCCCTTTGTTCCAGGCCCCACTCTCGGTGGGTTTTGTCCCCACTAACTAATTACGACCACTGAACAAACTTGGTTGACGAACATGGTTTATGCGCCGCTAATGTAGCGGCTTGTCGAGCATTTGACAAACTCACACCATCCATTTCAAATAGGATTTGTCCCGTGGACACACGAGCAATCCAACCCGTAGGATTTCCTTTTCCTCTTCCCATTCTGACTTCTGTAGGTTTCCCGGTAATAGGGAGATCCGCGAGAACTCTTACCCATATCTTACCATTTTTTCGGAATTGTCCGCTCATAGCACGATGGAATTGTCCGATTATAGCCCGACGCGCTGCTTCAATGGCTCGATATGAAAGACGACCAGCTCTACAACTTTTAGTGCCATATCTTCCAAAACCAAGTTGTGTACCGTCCGGTTTGCAACCCCTACTACATCTGCCTTTACGATATTTACTATATTTTGTACGTTTCGGATATAGCACGTCCTTTTTTTTTTTTACTATATGAAATCCACACTTTGACACCTGAGATTCCGTAACGAGTAGATACTTCCGCAGGAGCATAATCGATTTTCTGGTTAAATACATTACGAGATGTTTTTCCATACTTTCCGCATTCAGTTCTAGCTATTTCTGCACCCTTTAATCGACCTGAACAACATATACGGATCCCCTCCACCCCCTTTTTCATTACTAATGGAATATCCTTCGCTATTTTACTAAAAATGGAACGAAATGATCTTGTTTTGTTTCTCGGTTGAAAAGAGATGTCTTGAGCAATCGGAGAAGCACTTTGATAAACAGATTTTATCTTGACTGACTCAATTAAGGTATTAGTATTTGTTCTATTAAACAACAAAGATCGCATTTTTTTAACTTCGTTCAAATAAGAGTTGTACCCGTATGGAATTATTCTGTTTCTCAGTATGATCTCTAGCATCATCTCTATTCCCTTTATCAATTCTCCTATCCCGCCTAGGCCTATGAATTTATCTATCAATTCCATTACCTTATCCTTACCCATGAGGTTCCAACATTTTTTCCTTAATTTACCTAGGAGTGGTTCCCGGGCATCCTCAAAAAAAAGGTTCTTATACACCCCAACCCCATCCCTTGGAAAGAAAAAGGTAGCACCGAAGAAAGGAAAGAGCGAGATGGTGGTTTTTGTTGTTCCCGCGAAGCGAAGATCATTCGCCAAGCGAATTAAGCGGGTCAACCTCTTTTTGGCTTCGGCCAAAGACTTTTTCTCACCGGTCGAGCTTTCTACAAAAAAAGCGATGCGAGAACGTATTCTCTTATCTAAGCTTCTTCCCTGTGCATTAGCCCCCCCCATCGCAGATGGTTCAGCCACGCCCGATGCCAAAAAATGATTGAGAACTACGACGGGGTCGAAATGCATTTTGTTCTTTGTATTCAATAAGTAGTATTGCATGACCGACAAATTCAAGGAAGGGCGCACTGCGGGGAGGGTCCTTTTAAGTAGATGACTCGTCGGGCTGTCGGAGCGGAACTTCTTTTGGAAAAATAACTTTAAGAACTTCGTTTTTCTGAAAGAGTCGTCATTTTTGATCAGGAACGCTATGTCATTTACAACCCCAGCGTATTTCGGATGCTTGAAGGCCCCGCTGACCCGAAGTGATTTAGAAAGAAGAATCTTTATCGATGGTGATCGGTCATGGTATCCATAGCGTTGCTTCTTTTTCGGCCAAATCCGGATTTCATTTTGCTTCTCCCGGTCGTCGAGCCCGATCGACTCGACTCTTTTCCCTGTCTCCCGGCCTCTCACTTCGTTTCGTTCTTTTTCTGTATCGTCGCTTGAATGAAGACACCCGACCGGCCCGACTTTCCCAAATGCCCACCACCGGCCCTTCTTCTTTTTCTTTCCGGGTCTGGATTTTTCGCGTCGTTTCAGTCGTCGTGGTCGACGGGGAAGAAATAAATGAATGAATGTTCTTTTGGGAAAATGTAGAATAAGACACCTACCGAGACGAAAGCCAAGGGTGAGTCTCGTAGGTGGACGTATCGAACCGAAATAAGACCTCATATTAACATCTTGATACACTGATTTACCATAATAATAAATAGAGTCAATGCTGACTCCGCCGTGGGAAGAGCCGCTTCTTTCTTGCTTGATAGGGGGGCTTCCATTCACCAACGCAGACTAAAAGTGCTCTCCGAACCGTGCTGGATAGTCACCCATCACACGGCTCTCAAACCCAACCTGTGGTGTATCCCGGGAGACAAAGTAAAAGCGTTTGATCCCTTGCCCCATACTTTGATGAGATACTCCTCCCCGCTGATCAAGCAGCGACGCTGCTCGTGGATAAGCCTAGCTTTAAGCTGCTATCGTTTGGTTCGGATAAGTCAAGTCCCTTCGGTCGGTTCGCTCAGGTGGTCTTTCCTTATCTTCCCTAACGTTCAGATTCTGGTTTGAGAAAGGAGCACCGGCCGAGCGCCCTGAATGAATAAAAAATTGACAGCAGAGGGAATCAATGATTCTTATTCGACTGAGTTGAAGCTAGCAAGACGTCGATTACACACACACCGGGGAGGTTGGTAAGAACTGAGGGACAATGCCCCCCTAACCTAAGTGGGCCTACCGGCGAAGCAGCTGGTACTTGATCGGGCGGGGGCGGTTTGGTTTCGTGCAACGCCCTCGCAGCAGGAAGAGGAAGTTTTTGAAAGGAAACGGCCTTTGTATAGGGTTCCAAACCTGCCTGATGAAAAAGCCCTTTCTATCTTATTAGTCAAGCCTAAACGTCCTTATTGAAAACGGCCTAGCTAACGAGCAATCTTTCTAAAGTGCTAACGCGCCTTATATTAGAATCTTAGTAAAGCAACCTTTCGCCTGAACAGGCCTACTTACTAATTAATAAAGCGGCAACAAGCACCCTCCCTTCTTGCTTTAGTTTGATTGCAGCTAGCGCGATTGACTAATAGAATAGAAAGTCAAGGCTCTTCTCCTGTTTTACGAATCTACAACTCTCTTTACTGAGAGAGACTCCACCCATATCCCTACTAGTGGTTATTCTTTTTTTTTTTCCATTCTATCTATCATTTGTTTGACAGCTTAAACTAGGCCCCACTTTAGATAGGGTTTCGGTCTTAATCAAGATAGGTCAAGGGCGCGCCGGAACGGTCGGTAGCTGCTTAGTCTCATCCGAGAGTCTAATCTCCTTGTACTGCTTTTTCAAAGAAAAAAAAGAAATCAATAAAGAAGGGGGTTGATTTAGGCTCCTTCCCTTCCACTGCATAGCTGCGCTAGCAGGTACTACGAGCCCTCTGTCCCACGCATCTAACCAGCTCGCGCGGTTCACCGGTTTCACCGAAAACTCTCATTTGTTGAAGCGGAGCATAGTGCGCTTTAGGTGCCGAGCGAGAAACGTCTCCTTCTTTCGTTTCGGTTTATTCCTTGATCTGAAACTTAGCACTTGTTTTCTTATTGATTCCAGGGGCGGCGGCGTTCTTGAATGAAGTCTATCCGAACCCAATTAGCACTTACTTCTCAGATCAGGCTAGGCCTCTCCAGCTGAGCTGGGCGCCGGGCCCTGGATGCGCTAGCGATTGGCACATAGGGGATTGCCCCGGTTTCTCGGCCTGGTATCCTGCACCTCGCGTTCATGATATCTACATTCAACTGTGCCCCGGAGACAGGGTCGAAGCACGCCCCCGCCCAGTGTGCTTCTTTCACGACATGCTCTGGTCCCGGGTGTCTTCCAGTGGTCTTCTAGCGTTAGAAGAAGTCGTGTCCGTCCCGGACATCTGCAACGTCCCCCCACGCCTTTCTTTTTTTCTTTTTGACAAACGGAAGGAAAAGACTGACCTATTTGGTGACTTTCGCGGTCGCCCTCACTGAACCGACTTGAATCTGAACTACGATTTTTCTCAAGTCTTACCGAAATCGGATTTCCTTTTCGTGCCATATGTGCTTATACTTTACTTTCTTTTCCCCTTTTTGATTCCCGGTCCAATATTTGTTCTCGAAGGCCGTAGTACTATGGTAACCAAGATCCAGAATATTCCGATAAATAGAAATCATAATAATCAGAATAACATTACTTTTTACGAATGGCATAATTGTCCTATTTTTTCCTCGATCTTCAAAGAAAACTGACTCCTCCTACTCCTTCTTCTCCTTTAGGATCGTCGTTGGTCCTTCTTTCACTAATGATCTCACCATTTTTAGTCGTTCGCGCGAGGGACTATCCTTTCTATCGCTTGCCCTTGCTTTTCGCTCATGGTCTTCCTACTCCGATCTCGCTTCGGAGGAAGCATGGTGTTAAACGAGGTCAGTGAAGCATACCTTCCATCCAGTGCTATGGTTTGCACGGAGATGTTGAGTAAGACCATCTTCCCTCTGCACAGAAGGGTTTAAAGCGAAAAGTGTCTTTTCGGTAGAAGGCCCAATTTAAAAAGACGCTGTTTTCCCTTATCCGAACGGGTCTTGCAAGAAAAGAGGATTTCATATTGAGCTCCAAATATACGCTATTGGGATGGGATGGCTCCTACTAGCCTTCCCCCCCTAAGAACCGCACGTGCGAGTTCCCCCGCATACGGCTCAAGTGGCGAAGGCCCTTTCCTTCGCGCTTGGTAAGCGCTTCGCTGTAGCCAAGCTTACTGCTAGCCTATCGGCTAAAGCCAAGCCTCGACCGCGACTGCTCGTCGCTTCTGGCCGCCTTATTCCGTCACCCGAGATCCAAGTCAGCACCGGCAAAGATCTCTTGCTTCCTCGCGGCCGGGCCGGCTTGGAAGCAAGCTACCCGTTGCCTATCTCACCCCCTTTCCCCTTTTCATAACATAATAAGGTAAGCTTCCAAAGCTCCTTCCTTCAGCTGGGTGAGCCTTCGCTTTTTGGACTGTCTTCTGCCCAATGCGGTACCCCCGTTTTTTGGTTCCCATTGGGTTTACCTTGTTCACAGGTCGACCCCATGGCAGCAAGAAAAGGCGATCTTGTGCTATACTCCGGTGATCTCTTTCCTACCGAGGCACGCAAACTCCCATCGTGTCCCAGATCACATTCCGTGAATCGAAAGGAGAAGCCTACTCATCCATCAGCTCCTCTCGTAGATCGGCGCGGTTTTACGAAGCGTCTAAGCACAGTTCACTCGCGTTGATCAGGTTGCCGCCACTCCTTAAGGTTACCTGTTGTATCATACACTTCTTGCATTCTTTCCCACGCTTCATACCCCCCCCTCTTTTAAGATAAGGTAAAGGGCCAGGCATGGTGGGGTAGGAGCATCCAGTCGGCAAATCTTTTTTTGGCTTGACCAAGAAGTCTTATGTCCTACGAGTCGCACGGCGTTTTAACCGAAAGAACTTCTTGCGCAATTCATGCCTTTCTGCTTTTATGACCAGAAATTGTTTCTTTATTTCCATTTCAAATTGTTCTCTGGACTTTTTATCAATATGAGGTGATCGTAACACAGTATATAAGACTCGCGATTCAGGCAATCCAATCTTCCGTGTGTAAGGCGGAAGCCCCCAAAAAGGGTTTTCAAAAAATGGGTGATCAAAAGATCGAATCACTATGCGTATCTTGGTGGTCGTTACTTTTGGTGGTCTTTCTTTTTGGCTGACCCCTCTTCCTGTTTTATTGATCAGAAGCATCTAGCAGCGCCACGCCGGCTTAGAATTGGATTAATGAAATTCTAAGGGCTAAGGCTCCCATCCCCCTCCCTTCCACCGATTTACTGATCTTTTGATCAGACGCCAGACCTTGCTATCGGGATAAAAGGCCCCAGGCCGTCTTTCAAGCGAGCGAGAAATGGTAATTGGTTCTTCTCCGCCTTCTCCTCAACCTCTCGCACCACAAAATCCGCGGCGCATTCGATGTCATCGCACCCTTCGGCTTACCCCGAGCGATCTCTTGTCCAAACAGATTTGTCCATCAGTAATGGGGCTTTCGTGCTTTAGCACTTGGATTTAACCTTTCATAAATCCCCATCAAGTAGTTCTTGATAAAATCCGTGATCGTCTCATTATTCGAAATATAGCTGCCCCCCCTGTCCCTCTTTATTTTGTTCAACCCCGCCGCCTTTTCCGCCTTTTGATTTTAAAGAATTCTCTTGTCTTATTTATTTCCGAGATGCATTCTTCTTTTTTCGGATGATTCCCGCCCTCTACAATCTCTTTTATTTGAGGGAGGATCTCGGCGCCTTCCTATTTGAGGCCGCCGAAGCATCTTTCTCTGCCTTTTTCCGCTCAAGAATGGCTTTTCTGCGATCAGGCTCTTTTTCGTAATAGACGTCTTCAGCCGGTTGAGGGGGGGAGCCTCAGGCGGGGGGCCGTTGAGATCCGGAATAGACGAGCCGACACCGCCTCCGACGGGGAGACGAAATCCTTCCATGGCCGAAATAAAAAAATAGATAAAGTACACAAATGGACCAAAGAAATAGACTCCCCAAGTCAAGGCCCAGCCCAAAAGCAAACAAGAGAGGAAAAAAACAGGTTTGTTTTGGGCTACCGAGACGCTTTCTTTATGCCCATCAAAGCACCTCGAGATGCTAATCCGCGAAAAACGATACGAGAAATTCGGAAGAACTCATATACGGAACGAAGGCGGCCCGTGAAAATACATCGGTTTCTTACTCGTGCAAAGGAACTCTTTCTTGGCAACTTGGACAACTT
This window contains:
- the orf199a gene encoding hypothetical protein; the encoded protein is MPPMNTNLVVQGVPVPSDVLSSVYRAPNFISGSVCIPGEIMDPNTISALSKFNKFLLVQRYEFFNGTIQPDYIQLMQGELDMTTSISPLLFPAKLSWMLNREYQKWYIDYAKGLDIDVPYHDWYVSQFGSFVQSPFEPLYYQPSSIIWFSIIAILAIGILWRNNRRKSRESFGTSMSTHHILGLKKVPRVRLFADSSGT
- the orf143a gene encoding hypothetical protein; the encoded protein is MGLTLYSGIERGNIACHKSEARVGTLLREGRLASRAFRDEAFWRSQVNFGPPNPATDDKALWSKGKRVRCHTLCPPKVPRGRARRSRATTRERIPRRQGDRRRPSQGTSRPTGKTGETWEGNPIGSQRIHSTRSPPDFIFIIF
- the rpl16 gene encoding ribosomal protein L16, giving the protein MSGQFRKNGKIWVRVLADLPITGKPTEVRMGRGKGNPTGWIARVSTGQILFEMDGVSLSNARQAATLAAHKPCSSTKFVQWS
- the rps3 gene encoding ribosomal protein S3 — its product is MVNGSPPIKQERSGSSHGGVSIDSIYYYGKSVYQDVNMRSYFGSIRPPTRLTLGFRLGRCLILHFPKRTFIHLFLPRRPRRLKRREKSRPGKKKKKGRWWAFGKVGPVGCLHSSDDTEKERNEVRGRETGKRVESIGLDDREKQNEIRIWPKKKQRYGYHDRSPSIKILLSKSLRVSGAFKHPKYAGVVNDIAFLIKNDDSFRKTKFLKLFFQKKFRSDSPTSHLLKRTLPAVRPSLNLSVMQYYLLNTKNKMHFDPVVVLNHFLASGVAEPSAMGGANAQGRSLDKRIRSRIAFFVESSTGEKKSLAEAKKRLTRLIRLANDLRFAGTTKTTISLFPFFGATFFFPRDGVGVYKNLFFEDAREPLLGKLRKKCWNLMGKDKVMELIDKFIGLGGIGELIKGIEMMLEIILRNRIIPYGYNSYLNEVKKMRSLLFNRTNTNTLIESVKIKSVYQSASPIAQDISFQPRNKTRSFRSIFSKIAKDIPLVMKKGVEGIRICCSGRLKGAEIARTECGKYGKTSRNVFNQKIDYAPAEVSTRYGISGVKVWISYSKKKKGRAISETYKI
- the orf109b gene encoding hypothetical protein, giving the protein MLLINKTGRGVSQKERPPKVTTTKIRIVIRSFDHPFFENPFWGLPPYTRKIGLPESRVLYTVLRSPHIDKKSREQFEMEIKKQFLVIKAERHELRKKFFRLKRRATRRT
- the orf121b gene encoding hypothetical protein; this translates as MARKGNPISVRLEKNRSSDSSRFSEGDRESHQIGQSFPSVCQKEKKKGVGGRCRCPGRTRLLLTLEDHWKTPGTRACRERSTLGGGVLRPCLRGTVECRYHEREVQDTRPRNRGNPLCANR